A segment of the Chitinophagales bacterium genome:
AGAATAAAATCAGCTTTTGTTATTGTAGAGTTCTGCAGCTTGAGTGGCTGAAACTTTAATGCCTTTGATAAAAGCCGAACTGAATCCATTGTGCTCCATTTCATTTAACCCTGCAATTGTGCAACCTTTAGGGGATGTCACTTTATCGATTTCATCTTCGGGATGTGAATTATTGGCAATCAGCAAACTTGCTGCGCCCTTTGCAGTTTGTGCGGCCATTTTCAATGCTTCACTTGCATGGAAATCTATTTCATTACCACCCTGGGAGGCTGCTCGAATTGCTCTTAGAAAGAAAGCAATGCCACAAGCACATAAGGCTGTTGCAGAAGTCATTTGCTCCTCATTTATCACCACAGTTTCTCCCAGCATTTCAAAAAGATCAATAGCGATAACCATTTTAGATTCAAATGCAGGTACAGTGCACAAACAGGTCATTGATTCACGAATAGCAATTGCCGTATTTGGCATTGCTCTTATTACAGGTATATCATTTCCTATACGCTCCTGAATGTGGCTAATCTTGACACCCGAAACCAGTGAAATCAGCAATTGATCACTCTTTAGCTCTTTAGAAATTTCATCGAGCACTTCATTTATTTTTTGCGGCAAAACTGCTAATACAATAATATCAGCAGTTTTAATTGCTGCTAAATTATTGCTGCTTATTTCGCAGCCTAATGCTTCAAAAGGGTTTAATTTCAGCACATTTCTTCTTGTTAAAAAGAAATTTGCCGGAAGGTAATTTTCACTTTGCAGTAATCCTTTTACAAAAGATGTCCCCAAATTTCCGGCTCCTATTATTGCTAATTTAGTCTCCATACTTACTATTTATTTGCTGGCAAATATACACAGGGAAAAATTTGAATAACTTAAACTTTGTAAAGTTTTTTTGAAAATGAAACACTTGAATCAGTATTCCCCAGTTAAAACACTAAAAAATTATTCTCCTTCAGCTTTTTCAACTGTTTCTATCTTTTCCGCAGGTGGAAAGAAAAATTCCAGTGGTTTGCGCCAGAAACTTCTGAGCAAATAATTAATCAGCAAAGTTGTTTTTGTGAAAGCTACTCCACGAGACTCTATTGCCACAAAAATTGCCAGACCGAAACTCACTACAAAATTCATAACTCCTATTCCTAAAATCCCAACAACAGTTATCAAAATTGTCTGCCAATCTACACTTGAGCCAAGCGATGCCATAGCCAGGCCAAAATTACCGGAAGCAAAAGTAATGTGGCGGATATCTATGGGCAGGCCAAGTATAAAACCCAGAGTACCCATTGAACCCAGGAAAATGCCAAGGAAAAAATTTCCGGCCAGGCTTCCCATGTTATTTTCTACATAATAACTCAGCTTTTGAAGTACCGGAGTGGGTATTGTTTTTATTAAAAATGGATGCTGTCTTAATCGCAATGGTATTTTTCTAAAAACCACTGCATTGTCGTAATAACCAGAAATTATACCGGACAAAAAGAGACAAACACCAGCAATCCCCGCGTGAAAAAGAGAAAGACTTTTCCAGGGATGCAATTCACTGATCAGCTTTTCTGCCTTTACTGTTCCAGCAATATGGCCGTCAAAGACCATAAAGAACAACCAGCTTAATGCAAAAGCCACCGGAAATGCAATCAGTATATTTCCCATAAAAGCAACAAATTGACTGCGAAAAACTTTCACAATTAGAGCGGACAAATTGCGCAAAGCATCGCTTACAGAACCTTCCACATCAAGGGATGAAGCAATTTTGGTAGCTGTCATAGCAGGCTGTTTTGTCGCAAGGGTGGAATGTGTCATGTGTATGCCAATAAAGCCCAGCGAATAATTCATACTGTATGCAAAAGCTTCCCAAAAAGGAGCGAGCTTCAGGTAATACAAGCCCACTTTAAAACAACTCAAAAAACCTACAATTAAACCGCCTCCCATAGAAGAACGCAGCATTTTCCAATACTCTTTTCTATTATGGGTGATGTAATGATCTCCTGTTTTTCCTGCATGCTCTGTAATTTGATAGGCCAAAAACCCAATATTTTTGGTTATAAAATCTTTCAGACTGTGCTTCTGACATTCGGACTTAATCAGTTCCTTATACAAATCAATAACATGCGTAGCCATTTCATCCTGCCTGAACACAAAAAGCAATTTGAGTAAGGCCCTTACTCTATTCACCCGCTGATACAAGCTTTGCAATAAATATGTGAGTGCAAGATCTGCTCCTTTAATGCGCTGTTCTTCGCGAATGGCATAAATAATGCCTTCACAGGAGCTGATACGCCTCACAATCTCCTTATATGCATCACTTGAAATGCCTTCCATTTCTTTATTTTCCAGCGTTTCAAGAATAGTGATGATCTCCCTGTTCAAATTAAAAAACGGGGAGTCCTGACCCTTGCCTGTCTGAAAACGATCCATGATCAGTGAATGAAGCCCCGTTCCGGTAATCTGATAAGTCAGCACTTTGGCGGATTTAATCAGGCCTTTTCTAAAATGCTTCAACAACAATTCCGACTGCGTTTTATCTGCCGAAAAAATGCTTTGCATTAAAAGTTCAATAGAGTGATTCGGCAATTCAGAAATCCATACATAATCACTCTTCCTGTGAAAAATTTTAGCCAAAATATCGCGCAATTCAAGCGGATTAAATTCCGAGGGCAAAACAAAATGCCCCATCTTACTAAAAGCCTCTGAAAAAAAGCCTTCGCTTGAAAGAATTCCAGATTGGGAATAAAGCCGGGTATAGGAAGTTTGAAGAACAATATTATTGATATAGCAAAACAAGGCATTCTGAAGATCAGGATGTCGATTGAGCAAATGGATCAATTCCTCAATGCGTTTTTCCGCCCTTAAAATGTTCTTAGGATCTTTCGGACGAATTTGATCAATAAGTGCAGCAAGCAATTCGGGATCATTAGATTCCTGCTGACTTGCTATATTTCTTAAAATATGTTCCAATGGGAAATTTGCTCAACTGAAATAAAAAATAACAATTGCATTATACCTTTTCTGCAATAGCCTGTATTAGGTCGTATTCTGTGATAATTTGGAATTCACCAACAAGATCGCGAACCATTACAGCAGAATTGTCTCTGTTGATGAGTTTCGAAATTTCTTTATCGGTGGTATTGAGTTTTACTTCAGGAAATGAAACACCCATAAAATCTTTTACCGAAAGACTTTTTCCCGGATTTTCGATAAGGGCATTGAGCAATTTGCCTTCGGTAACAGAACCTAAAATTTTATTTTTTTCCATAACCGGTAGTTGGGACAAATCGTAGTCTTTCATCAGTTTAATCACATCGCGCACCGAGTTGTTGGGCAGTACACTCATTACTTCCTTTTGTTTTTTTCCGGAAATAATATCTCTTGCCCGCAATGGCTGGTCTTCTTCATCGAGAAATTGTCGCTCGCGCATCCAGGCATCATTATAAATTTTAGCAACATAGCGGCTGCCACTGTCGTGAAAAACCACCACTACTACATCGCCTTTCTTAAACTTGTCTTTCATTTGTAAAAGCCCGGCCACGGCAGACCCTGCGGAATATCCACAAAACAGACCTTCTTCTTTTGTTATTCTTCTGGCAAGTATTGCGCCATCTTTATCAGTGACTTTCTCAAAATGATCTATCACGCTAAAATCTATATTGTCGGGAATAATATCCTCTCCAATACCTTCTGTAACATAAGAGTAAACTTCATTTTCATCAAAAATGCCTGTTTCGTGGTATTTTTTAAGTGCAGAACCGTAGGAATCAATTCCAAGAATTTTGATATCCGGGTTTTTCTCTTTTAAATATTTTGCTGTACCTGAAATAGTGCCGCCTGTTCCTACGCCAACCACCAGGTGGGTTATTTTCCCATCGGTTTGTTCCCAGATTTCAGGGCCGGTAGTTTCGTAATGTGCCACACGATTTGAAAGGTTAAAATATTGATTGACATAAAAAGAATTGGGAGTTTCATCGGCAATTTTCTGTGCCACAGAGTAATATGAGCGTGGATCATCCGGCTCTACATCAGTAGGGCAAACAATCACCTCCGCTCCTACTGCCTTTAAAATATCTATCTTTTCTTTGGATTGCTTGTCATTGGTGGTAAAAATGCATTTGTAACCTTTTACTATTCCTACCAGCGCAAGTCCCATCCCTGTATTTCCGCTGGTGCCTTCTACAATGGTACCACCGGGTTTAATCAGGCCTTTTTTTTCAGCATCTTCAATCAACTTTACAGCTATGCGGTCTTTGATCGAATTGCCCGGATTGAAAAACTCAACCTTGGCAAATACCTCGGCAGGAATCTCTTTAGTTACATTATTCATTTTAATCAATGGCGTATTGCCAATTGCTTCTACCACATTATTATAAACGCGTTTGTCCTTCATATTTTTATAAATTTTATTCTTTGTGTTTATCTATTGCTTATCACCTTTGAGCTGTTCCTGATAGGACAAGATTGCCTATTGCTTATTGCACATTGCTTACTTTTTCAATACAACTACATTCAAACATTCCAAAGCAGACTTAGTCATTTTCATTCTATCAGCTTCTTTCTTTTTTCTCTATAATTTCTACTAAAAACTTTTCGTCTAAGATATTTAAAAATTGAGCAGTAGCCTCGGAAATTTTAATAATAATGCCCGAATTTCGTTCGGCATCTGGCAATTTGCCAATTACTTTTACATAAACAGTTCTGTTGTTCATTAAGTTACGCACTTTGAGGATACTTCCCAATGCTGCGGATTTATGCTGTGCAAAAAAGTGCTCTCTGCCGCTATTGCTATAGGCATCTAGCCAGGTACCGACACCTCTTTCCACTTCATAAGATTGGTTTAGTGTATCAATATGTTCAAATTTTTTCCGAAAAGCCAGCAATGCCTCTTTGTCAAACTGATCGAAAAAGCTGTGTGTCTTTGCACTGTCTGCTGTTGTGCGCTGTGTAGTGTCTGCTTTAAAAAGCGCCTTTTCATTGATCTGTGCAGATGAATCCTTTGCGATTTCAAATTGCACAGAAGGGTCGGTTTCCTTTTGAATATCTTCTATTTGTTGTGGGATTTCCAATAACATCCCTATTCGCAGAGTGTCGCTTTTCAGGTCGTTCATCAATTTGATCTGTGCTGGGCTCACATTTTCATAAGCTCTTGCAATACTGTATAGAGTCTCTCCCTGCTCTACTTTATGTGTAAAAAAAGCAGTACTGGTTTCCTGCATTTCTTGCTGTTCTTCCTTTTCAAGCGCAGCAAAAAGCGGAATGATTAAAATTCGGTCAAAATCAATGCTGCTGCTTTCACTTAGGCGATTGGCTTTTTTCAATTCCTCAACAGACAAGCCATATTTTTTTGAAATGGAAAAAAGTGTTTCTCCCGGTTTTACTTTATGCAGGGTGTACTCATTATTCTCAATAACAATTTTGTTTTCACTTTCTTGAGCCTGTAATGGAGCAAGAAAAAAGAAAAACAAGCAAGAGATGATTAGAAATTGCTGCATAAGGAAGGAGATTTGTTCTATATTTGAATGAACACAAAATTAACCTGTAAATTACTCTATAGTTATAAAAATGAGTTTCAAATTATTAACAAAGAAAACGCTTCTGTCCATTCTTTTGGTACACATGCTGCTGTTGTGTAGCAATCCATTTCTTTTGGCAGAAGAAAATACCGAAAAATCCATTTATCATTTCAGGCTTGATGCTGATATTTTTCCCGCTGCGGAAAGAACAGTGAAAAATGCTTTAGAAGAAGCAGACTCCCAAAAAAGCGACTGGATTGTTATGGAACTCAACACCTTTGGCGGCATGGTAGATGTGGCCGATAAAATTTCCAGAGCCATTCAGGACAGCAAAATCCCGGTTGTGGTTTGGATCAATAAAAATGCAGCTTCTGCCGGAGCACTGATCTCGCTTTCCTGCGATTCAATATTTATGGCACCGGGCTCAAGTATTG
Coding sequences within it:
- a CDS encoding site-specific recombinase, translating into MEHILRNIASQQESNDPELLAALIDQIRPKDPKNILRAEKRIEELIHLLNRHPDLQNALFCYINNIVLQTSYTRLYSQSGILSSEGFFSEAFSKMGHFVLPSEFNPLELRDILAKIFHRKSDYVWISELPNHSIELLMQSIFSADKTQSELLLKHFRKGLIKSAKVLTYQITGTGLHSLIMDRFQTGKGQDSPFFNLNREIITILETLENKEMEGISSDAYKEIVRRISSCEGIIYAIREEQRIKGADLALTYLLQSLYQRVNRVRALLKLLFVFRQDEMATHVIDLYKELIKSECQKHSLKDFITKNIGFLAYQITEHAGKTGDHYITHNRKEYWKMLRSSMGGGLIVGFLSCFKVGLYYLKLAPFWEAFAYSMNYSLGFIGIHMTHSTLATKQPAMTATKIASSLDVEGSVSDALRNLSALIVKVFRSQFVAFMGNILIAFPVAFALSWLFFMVFDGHIAGTVKAEKLISELHPWKSLSLFHAGIAGVCLFLSGIISGYYDNAVVFRKIPLRLRQHPFLIKTIPTPVLQKLSYYVENNMGSLAGNFFLGIFLGSMGTLGFILGLPIDIRHITFASGNFGLAMASLGSSVDWQTILITVVGILGIGVMNFVVSFGLAIFVAIESRGVAFTKTTLLINYLLRSFWRKPLEFFFPPAEKIETVEKAEGE
- a CDS encoding pyridoxal-phosphate dependent enzyme, which produces MKDKRVYNNVVEAIGNTPLIKMNNVTKEIPAEVFAKVEFFNPGNSIKDRIAVKLIEDAEKKGLIKPGGTIVEGTSGNTGMGLALVGIVKGYKCIFTTNDKQSKEKIDILKAVGAEVIVCPTDVEPDDPRSYYSVAQKIADETPNSFYVNQYFNLSNRVAHYETTGPEIWEQTDGKITHLVVGVGTGGTISGTAKYLKEKNPDIKILGIDSYGSALKKYHETGIFDENEVYSYVTEGIGEDIIPDNIDFSVIDHFEKVTDKDGAILARRITKEEGLFCGYSAGSAVAGLLQMKDKFKKGDVVVVVFHDSGSRYVAKIYNDAWMRERQFLDEEDQPLRARDIISGKKQKEVMSVLPNNSVRDVIKLMKDYDLSQLPVMEKNKILGSVTEGKLLNALIENPGKSLSVKDFMGVSFPEVKLNTTDKEISKLINRDNSAVMVRDLVGEFQIITEYDLIQAIAEKV
- a CDS encoding LysM peptidoglycan-binding domain-containing protein produces the protein MQQFLIISCLFFFFLAPLQAQESENKIVIENNEYTLHKVKPGETLFSISKKYGLSVEELKKANRLSESSSIDFDRILIIPLFAALEKEEQQEMQETSTAFFTHKVEQGETLYSIARAYENVSPAQIKLMNDLKSDTLRIGMLLEIPQQIEDIQKETDPSVQFEIAKDSSAQINEKALFKADTTQRTTADSAKTHSFFDQFDKEALLAFRKKFEHIDTLNQSYEVERGVGTWLDAYSNSGREHFFAQHKSAALGSILKVRNLMNNRTVYVKVIGKLPDAERNSGIIIKISEATAQFLNILDEKFLVEIIEKKERS
- the proC gene encoding pyrroline-5-carboxylate reductase; amino-acid sequence: METKLAIIGAGNLGTSFVKGLLQSENYLPANFFLTRRNVLKLNPFEALGCEISSNNLAAIKTADIIVLAVLPQKINEVLDEISKELKSDQLLISLVSGVKISHIQERIGNDIPVIRAMPNTAIAIRESMTCLCTVPAFESKMVIAIDLFEMLGETVVINEEQMTSATALCACGIAFFLRAIRAASQGGNEIDFHASEALKMAAQTAKGAASLLIANNSHPEDEIDKVTSPKGCTIAGLNEMEHNGFSSAFIKGIKVSATQAAELYNNKS